One Williamsia phyllosphaerae genomic window, TGCTCAGACGGCGTCGGCGTGCCGACGGCGCTGGCTCTCGAAGAACTCGCCCCACGAGGTGACCTCGGGGTGCTGGCGCAGCAGTGCGCGCCGCTGGCGCTCGGTCATACCGCCCCAGACGCCGAACTCGACGCGATTGTCGAGGGCGTCGGCACCGCATTCGAGCTGTACCGGGCAGTGCCGGCAGATGGTGGCCGCCTTGCGCTGGGCCGCGCCGCGGACGAACAACTCGTCCGGGTCACCGCCGCGGCAGCGTGCCTGGGCAACCCAGGCCAATCGGGTGTCGGTCTCGCCGGTCGTCTCGCCGTGTGTCCCGTGTGTCTCGCCGTGTGTCACTGCCGCGTTCGCCATGTGCCGAACCCCTGTCTGCCGCTGTGCGTCGTTCCTGAGGGCAAGCCCCGCCACTTTCGTGACCAAATGTTACGTGAGTCACATTCTGTACAACAATCTAGGTTTTGCGATGATCGATCGTCAAGTCGGGGGCCGGACGAAAGTGGGACCGCCGTCGGAATCCCATTCGTCGGGTTCGAGGTACGGGGTGCGCGGCGTCATCCGTTCGTGAGTCGTCACCGATGGTTGACCCGGACTCTCAGATCGGACACGTATCCTGACTTCCGTGTCCGATCAAACCCACCGCACCCCGCGATCGAGGGCCCTCTGGGTCCTGCTCGCCTGTTGCGCGCTCGCCGGCGTCCTCGTGGCCGCACTGTTGTTCCCCGCGGCCGGAGGCTTCGGGCTGCTGACGAACAAGGCCGCGACCACCGTCGAGAACTCGTCGTCCGAGCTGCTCGACGGAACGGTCCCCGAGGTCACGACGATGACCGACTCGACGGGCAAGCCGATGGCGTACCTGTACGACCAGCGGCGGGTCCAGGTGGACTACGACGACATCTCCCCGGACATGATCCGGGCGATCATCTCGATCGAGGACAAGCGCTTCCTCGAGCACGACGGCGTGGACTGGAAGGGCACAATCCGCGCGTTCCTGAAGAACTCGTCGTCGGGCGAGGTGCAGCAGGGCGCGTCGACGCTCGACCAGCAGTACATCAAGAACTATCAGCTGTTGGTGCTGGCCCGGACCGAGGCCGACCGCGAGGCCGCCATCGCCACCACCCCGGCCCGCAAGCTGCGCGAGGTGCGCATGGCGCTGACGCTGGAGCAGACGCTCACCGAGCAGATCATGCGCGACAAGAACATCGACAAGGCCGCGGCCAAGCAGGAGGCGAAGAAGGAGATCGTCACCCGCTACCTGAACATCGTGCCGTTCGG contains:
- a CDS encoding WhiB family transcriptional regulator, with the translated sequence MANAAVTHGETHGTHGETTGETDTRLAWVAQARCRGGDPDELFVRGAAQRKAATICRHCPVQLECGADALDNRVEFGVWGGMTERQRRALLRQHPEVTSWGEFFESQRRRHADAV